Proteins found in one Cyanobacteriota bacterium genomic segment:
- the nadD gene encoding nicotinate (nicotinamide) nucleotide adenylyltransferase, with amino-acid sequence MTINPSLALAQRIGILGGTFDPVHWGHLVMAETAQSQAHLDVVIWIPTSNPHYKRVAQPTPLVHRLAMVQRAIADHPHFTVSTDDEAQTGRSFAIDTLVNLQDRYPDRCWFWIIGTDALQTLPKWYRYHDLITRCVWLIAPRSGHEMIIPPDMPSNCWQLLHMPLIGLSSSLIRQYVQQGQSIRYLVPDAVRAYITAHRLYQPNFPTNS; translated from the coding sequence ATGACAATTAACCCCTCATTGGCATTAGCGCAACGGATAGGGATCTTAGGAGGTACGTTTGACCCAGTTCACTGGGGACACTTAGTAATGGCTGAAACTGCTCAGAGCCAAGCTCACTTAGATGTTGTGATTTGGATTCCAACTAGTAACCCCCATTACAAACGGGTAGCCCAACCCACACCCCTGGTACACCGTCTAGCTATGGTTCAACGGGCAATCGCTGACCACCCTCATTTCACCGTTTCCACCGACGATGAAGCCCAAACCGGACGATCCTTCGCGATTGATACATTGGTTAACCTACAAGACCGTTACCCCGATCGATGCTGGTTTTGGATCATCGGCACTGATGCTCTGCAGACCCTACCCAAATGGTATCGCTATCACGATCTAATAACCCGATGTGTCTGGTTAATCGCACCTCGCAGTGGTCACGAGATGATCATTCCACCTGATATGCCATCCAACTGCTGGCAACTGTTACACATGCCATTGATCGGCCTGTCATCTAGCTTGATTCGACAATATGTCCAGCAAGGACAGTCTATTCGTTATTTGGTGCCTGATGCAGTCAGAGCTTACATCACTGCCCATCGCTTATATCAGCCAAATTTTCCCACCAATTCCTAA